The Methanothermobacter sp. CaT2 DNA window ACGAATCTGTGGCGGTGGTTATATCCAGATACCCCTGCATGCTATCTGAGGGTGCTGTCCGCGGAAGGTCGGTGAGGGTTGATGAGGAGAAATGTGACCTCTGTCTTGAATGCCTCAGTGAACTTGCCTGTCCAGCGATGGTTGAGGAGGATGGAAGGGTCTTCATAGATCCCCTCTACTGCAGGGGATGTACCATATGCCTCCAGATATGTCCAGCAGGAGCCATAAAACCGGAGGGAAAAAGATGAGCTACAACATTTATGTGTGTGGTGTTGGCGGCCAGGGGATAATAAAGACATCCGTTATAATCGGTGAGGCCGCCATGAATGAGGGAATGAATGTTGTCATGAGTGAGATCCATGGGATGGCCCAGAGGGGTGGTGCTGTCTCAACGGAGATAAGGTTCGGTGATGTGAGGGGTTCCATCATACCGCAGGGTGAGGCTGACCTTGTAATAGCCTTCGAACCCCTTGAGGCCCTGAGGGCACTTCCCAAAATGTCCAAAGACGCCTGTGTAATTGTGAATACATCAAAGATACCACCATTCAACCTGATAAAAAGTCCACACCCCTATCCTCCCCTGGAAGAGATAATTAAAACTCTCGAGGAGAATGCAGGAATGGTGAGGAGCTTCAATGGGGAGAAAATCGCTGTGGAGGCCGGTCACATACTATCACTCAACATGGTTATGCTGGGCGCCGCAGCGGCCACCAGCGGGTTTCCAGTGGGTAAAGAGACACTTATAGACTCCATGACGAATAACCTGCCCCCAAAGTTGATGGAAGTGAACCTGAGGGCATTCCATGAGGGGTTTGAAGCCGTTAATTGTGAGTGACTTTAAAGGATAGATGGTGTGGATATCCTCGGATGTGTGGTCGTTGATGGTGACTGATGGTTAAGGGTTTAGAGGATGTAGATATCCTCAGATGAAAGTACGGGGATCCCCGCATCCTCAAGTGCCCTTATACCCTCATCAACATCCTCTGTCCTTATAACTACAACTGCCTTTTCCCCCTTTTTCTCAACGAAGGCGTAGATGTATTCCACGTTTATATCCCTCTCTGTGAGCACACCCAGTATACCGTCAAGTCCTCCGGGTTCATCAGGTACCTCAACGGCTATAACATCGTTGACCCTTACCACGAAGTTCTTCTTCTCAAGGGCTTTCCTTGCAGCTTCGGGATCCGAAACTATCATCCTCAGTATCCCAAATTCGGATGTGTCCGCAATGGAAAGGGCCCTTATGTTTACACCCTCCTCTGAAAGGGCGTGAATGGCATTTTTCAGCCTGCCCTTTCTGTTTTCAAGAAAGACTGATATCTGCTTCAGTTTCATTTAAGGCACCTCCATTAGTCAAATTTCCTCTTATCTATTACCCTTATGGCTTTACCCTCACTTCTTGGAAGGCTTCCCGGTTCCACAAGTGTGACGTTAACACGCAGACCTATTTCACTGTGTATATGCTTCTCTATCATCCTTCTGGCCTCTTCCACATGTTTAACCTCATCGGAGAAGAGTTTGGGGGACGCTTCAACCTGGACCTCAAGCTCATCCAGAAACTCGGGCCTTGTGACCACTATCTGGTAGTGTGGTTCAAGACCCTTTATCTTGAGGAGGGCCCTTTCGATCTGTGATGGGAAGACAATGACACCCCTGATCTTGAGCATGTCGTCGCTTCTACCTGTTATCCTGTCCATTCTCACAAGGGTACGGCCGCATCCGCATTCATCGTTCCTGAGGGCTGTTATGTCCTTTGTCCTGAACCTGAGGATTGGCATACCCTCCCTTGTGAGTGTTGTGAGTACCAGCTCCCCCTTCCTGCCATAGGGGAGTTTCTCTTCTGTTTTCGGGTCTATTATCTCCGGGTAGAAGTGGTCCTCAAAGATGTGGAGGCCGTTCTTCTCGGTACACTCCTGGGCGACGCCTGGGCCTATTATCTCTGTGAGGCCATAGATGTTGAGGGCGGTGAGGCCCAGCCTTTCCTCTATGGCATTTCTCATTTCTTCGGTCCACATCTCGGCACCGAATATGCCTGATTTGAGGTTCAGACTTTCAATGTCGACGCCCTCCTTTTCAAGGACCTCTGCAAGGTAGAGTGCATAGGAGGGTGTGCATGTTATTATTGTGGTCCCGAAGTCCTGCATTATCTCGATCTGCCTCTTGGTGTTACCCGCTGAGATTGGGATGACGGTCGCCCCGATCTTCTGCGCCCCGTAGTGGACACCAAGACCCCCTGTGAAAAGCCCGTAGCCATAGCAGTTCTGTATACGGTCCTTCTTTGTTGCCATCCCCATGGTCAGGGATCTCGCCATGACCTCAGACCATATTTCAAGGTCCCTCCTGGTGTAACCGGAAACAACTGGCTTACCGGTGGTCCCTGATGATGTGTGGACCTCCACTATATCCTCATCTGGCACTGCAAACATCCCGAAGGGGTATGCGTCCCTGAGGTCATTCTTTGTGGTGAAGGGCAGCTTCTCTATATCATCCAGTGTTTCTATGTCCTCTGGAAACACCTCTAAATCGTTTAAACGTTTGTTGTAGTATGGCACGTTTTCATAGGCTCTTTTAACTGTCTCCTGCAGTCTCCTGAGCTGTAATTCCTGTTTTTCTTCCTGACTCATGCATTCTGCTTCAGGGTTCCATATCATTTTGATCTCCTTTGAATGTGATTCTCTCAGTTTTCTTTCTGTAAAGACTTATATGTTAATTATCATTATCGTTAATTATAAATTGTAACTGATAAACGTAAGGAGGATGTTGAATGGATTTTCTGGTACTGGGTATCGTTGTTCTCGTCTACTTCCTTCTTGTGGGCTACGTTGGTTATGTGGCCTGGAGGAGGACGGAGACCTCAGAGGACTACATGGTGGCCGGTAGGAAGACCCATCCTTACATCATGGCCATGAGTTACGGCGCCACGTTTATAAGTACGGCGGCGATTGTGGGTTTTGGTGGTATGGCCGGTGTGTTTGGGATGGGTATACTCTGGCTGGTGTTTCTCAACATACTTGTGGGTATTTTCATTGCCTTTGTGTTCTTTGGTAAGCGCACAAGGAAGATGGGTCATAACATGTCTGCCCTCACCTTCCCGGAGTTCCTGGGGAGGAGGTTCAATAGCAGGTTCCTCCAGTCATTTGGGGGGGCCATAATATTCCTGGGAATGCCACTCTACGCATCAGTTGTCCTTATAGGGGCCGCAAGATTTATTGAAACTACCCTCGGGCTTAACTTCAACATAGCCCTCATCCTGATGGCTGTTATTGTTGCTGTTTATGTCGTGCTGGGTGGTATACGTGGTGTGATGTATACTGATGCCCTTCAGGGTACCATAATGTTCCTGGGTATGATTTTCCTGGTTGTGTCAACCTATTACATTCTTGGTGGTGTGGTGGATGCTCATCAGGCCCTCACCAGCATTTCTCATCTGGTGCCT harbors:
- a CDS encoding indolepyruvate oxidoreductase subunit beta, translated to MSYNIYVCGVGGQGIIKTSVIIGEAAMNEGMNVVMSEIHGMAQRGGAVSTEIRFGDVRGSIIPQGEADLVIAFEPLEALRALPKMSKDACVIVNTSKIPPFNLIKSPHPYPPLEEIIKTLEENAGMVRSFNGEKIAVEAGHILSLNMVMLGAAAATSGFPVGKETLIDSMTNNLPPKLMEVNLRAFHEGFEAVNCE
- a CDS encoding ACT domain-containing protein; translation: MKLKQISVFLENRKGRLKNAIHALSEEGVNIRALSIADTSEFGILRMIVSDPEAARKALEKKNFVVRVNDVIAVEVPDEPGGLDGILGVLTERDINVEYIYAFVEKKGEKAVVVIRTEDVDEGIRALEDAGIPVLSSEDIYIL
- a CDS encoding phenylacetate--CoA ligase; translation: MIWNPEAECMSQEEKQELQLRRLQETVKRAYENVPYYNKRLNDLEVFPEDIETLDDIEKLPFTTKNDLRDAYPFGMFAVPDEDIVEVHTSSGTTGKPVVSGYTRRDLEIWSEVMARSLTMGMATKKDRIQNCYGYGLFTGGLGVHYGAQKIGATVIPISAGNTKRQIEIMQDFGTTIITCTPSYALYLAEVLEKEGVDIESLNLKSGIFGAEMWTEEMRNAIEERLGLTALNIYGLTEIIGPGVAQECTEKNGLHIFEDHFYPEIIDPKTEEKLPYGRKGELVLTTLTREGMPILRFRTKDITALRNDECGCGRTLVRMDRITGRSDDMLKIRGVIVFPSQIERALLKIKGLEPHYQIVVTRPEFLDELEVQVEASPKLFSDEVKHVEEARRMIEKHIHSEIGLRVNVTLVEPGSLPRSEGKAIRVIDKRKFD